The Myxococcales bacterium region GTGAAGAACGTGCACTTCGAGGAGCAGGTCCACGGCGGCACGATGACCTTCGACTTCGTGCTTCGCCCCGGCGTCGTACAGAGCTCCAACGCGCTGCGCCTCATGCGCGCCGTTGGCATCGACGTGCCCGAGGCGTGAGAGGCGCGGTGGCGGTTGCCACCACGCTTACGAAAGGTCCGAGAAGAGCACCACGTCGACGCGCTCTCCCGCGCTGAGGGCACCGGCGTCTTGCGGCACCACCACGAGCGCGTCGGCCTGCCCCACGGAGGCCACCGAGCCGCTCGATTGGTGGGCGAGGGGCGTCGCGACGAGCTCGCCCGCTTCGCGCCTGAGCGTCGCCCGGACGAACTCGAGGCGACCAGGCTTGTGGGCGATGGGGCGCGTCAGCGTGGCGCGCCAAGCTGCCGGCACCACCTCGGCGGCGCCCTGGAGGCGGCGCAAGAGGGGGACGCCGAAGAGTCCGAAGGTGACGAAGGCCGCCGCGGGGTTGCCCGGCAGACCAAGCATCAGCGCGCCGTTCGCGCTCGCGATGCCAAGCGGCTTGCCGGGCTTGATGGCGACCTTCCAGAGGTCTAGCTCGACGCCAAGGGTACGCAGCGCGGGCCGCACGAGATCGTGATCGCCGACGCTCATGCCGCCGATGGTGATCACGACGTCGCTGCTCGCGAGCGCCTCGCCGAGCGTTCGCGCGATGGCGGCTAGGTCGTCGGGGGCACTGGGGAGGGCGACGACGTTTGCGCCGCAGCGCCGCGCCATGGCGCGGACCATGAAGGTGCCCGACTCGGCGATGCTCCCCATTGGGCCCGACGCTCCAGGCAAGCGCAGCTCGTCGCCGGTCGCGAAGACGGTGACGCGGGGCCTTCGCGCGACGTTCACCCACGCTCGATCGAGGGAGGCGAGTAGGCCGATCTGGGCCGCCGCGAGGCGCGTTCCGCGCGAGAGCGCCAGGGTGCCGGACGCGAGATCTTCACCGCGTCGCCGAACGTGTGCGAACGCGGCCACGGCGCTAGGGAAGGAGACGTCGCCGGCTTCTGCCACGACGTTCTCTTGCGGCACCA contains the following coding sequences:
- a CDS encoding molybdopterin molybdotransferase MoeA encodes the protein MLRFEEARERLLSLARPLGQERVGLDDAMDRVLADDVVAAADFPAADTSAMDGYAVTAADVVGAIALKLAAEARPGGPPVTHERGTATRIFTGAALPRGADAVVPQENVVAEAGDVSFPSAVAAFAHVRRRGEDLASGTLALSRGTRLAAAQIGLLASLDRAWVNVARRPRVTVFATGDELRLPGASGPMGSIAESGTFMVRAMARRCGANVVALPSAPDDLAAIARTLGEALASSDVVITIGGMSVGDHDLVRPALRTLGVELDLWKVAIKPGKPLGIASANGALMLGLPGNPAAAFVTFGLFGVPLLRRLQGAAEVVPAAWRATLTRPIAHKPGRLEFVRATLRREAGELVATPLAHQSSGSVASVGQADALVVVPQDAGALSAGERVDVVLFSDLS